The DNA window GTCATTGTAATGATTTCAAAATTTCCGTCGGCATTCAAATCTCTTTCCGTTATATTTTTTCCAATTTTATCGTCAAAAGATATTTTTGTAAATTTTTTATCATCTTTTTGGAAAAAGTAAATTACTCTAACATTCAATGAAGCAAGACCTGAACCCATATAATAACAAACAATTTTAAAATCTTTTTTCCCATCTCCATTGAAGTCAGCAATGTAAAACCCATCTGTTCCTTGAGCAGGAATTTCTTCAAAGTACTTTTTACTATTCGTTTTTGTTTTTACTTCTATATAGCTTTCTTTTAAGTTATCGATATTACCTTTTATGATAACTTCTAAATCAGAATTATCTTTGAAAAATGATTTTACAACTTTAGAATAATTCAAATCGGTTTCTTTTTCTATCATTTTAAACTCCAAGGATGTACTTTTTGGACTTTTAAATTTTTCAAAGGGATATTGTCCAAAAGTAATAATTGGGAAGAGAAAAAGGGTATATTTTAAGAAATTGGTCATAAAATATTGTTGGAAAATATTTGCTAACACTCAAGTATTCTTCGTTAATAGAAACAATTATCAATCCAACTTCTCAGTCAATTTTTTAAACACTGCTTTTGCTGATTTTCCTTCGTATAAAATGCTGTAAACGGCATCGATAATTGGAGTTTGAGCACCGTAACCCAAGTTGAGGTTGTAGGCACTTTTGGTAGCATAATAGCCTTCGGCAACCATACTCATTTCCATCATCGCGGATTTTACGGTATAGCCTTTTCCAATCATATTGCCGAACATTCTGTTTCTGGAAAAAATAGAATACCCCGTTACCAATAAATCGCCCAAATAAGCTGAATCATTGATGTTGCGCTTCATTTTGTGGACTTTCTTGATGAATTTTTTCATCTCTCGAATGCTGTTGCTCATTATTACCGATTGAAAATTATCGCCATAACCCAATCCGTGAGCGATTCCTGCGGCTATCGAGTAAATGTTTTTGAGCATTGCGGCATATTCGGTTCCAATAATATCGTCAGAGATTTTGGTTTTGATGTAATTGCCAGATAAATTTTTGGCTACTATTTTGGCTTTTTTAGCATCGCCACAGGCAATGGTAAGATAGGACAAACGTTCCAAAGCGACTTCTTCGGCGTGACAAGGGCCCGTAATTACACCGATATTTTCGAATGGGATGTTGTAGGTTTTATTGAAATGTTCGCCTACAATCAAACTGGTTTCGGGAACAATTCCTTTGATGGCTGAAAAAATGACTTTTCCTTCCAAACTTTCGGTCAATTTTTCGAGTTCACCATTCAAGAAAGCCGATGGAATGGCAAAGATGAGAAAATCGGCATAGGCCACTGCTTCGTTGAGATCACTGGTTAATTTTAGTTTTGTTATATCGAATTCAACAGAGCTTAGATAATTGGGGTTGTGATGATGCGTTTTTAGATGCTCGATAGCATCTTCATTTCGCATATACCAGGCGATTTCGGGGAGGTTCACGCAAAGCATTTTGGCAATAGCAGTTGCCCAACTTCCGCCACCAATTACGGCAAATTTTAAATTTTCGGCCATTTTTTTATTAAATTTAATCAAAAGTACTTAAAAATTCAGTAGTAAAGCAAAAGTAAGTTAGAGAAAGGAATTTTGAAACCTAAAAATAAAAATTTAAATTATTTTTTATTTTAATACAATAATCTTATTATCCGAACGTTATGGTGTATTGATAATTATTTTTTGTATCAAAAAAGGATTGAATTAGTTAGTTTTGTTTTAGTATTTGAAAAGGCGTTCATTGAGGTAGTTTGAGCGCCTTTTTATTTGTACTCGGGACACATTAGAACCGATACACTTCGTTCGGTGTCACACAATAATCCAATTTCACATCGTTTTCGTAAACATCCTCAATTTTTTCTTCGGCTTCAAAAAAAGAAAGACCAATTTTGATGGTTGTAGGTTTGCATTCCTTTAAAAATTTATCATAAATACCTTTGCCATAACCTGCTCGATGACCTGTTTTGTCAAAAGCCAAAAGCGGCACGAAAACCACTTCGATTTTAGTTGTTGGAACTTCTAATCCATCAACAGGTTCGGGAATATTGTATTGGTTTTTCTTGATTTTGGTATTGTCTGTCAACAAGAAATGAGTCATTTCCCTAGTTTCGAAATCACTTTTCGAAATAATTATTTCTTTGTCTTTTCCGGATAACAAATGCAAAATAAATTCTGTATTGACTTCTTTTTGTTCCGAAATGGGCAGGAAAATATGAAAATACGTCTGCTCCCAAATGGGCAAGGACAGTACTTTATTGGCTATAGCCAAACTTAATTCTTCCAAATCATCTTCGGAAAGCGAGCTGCGTAGCGTTTTGTATTTTTGCCTCAGTTCCTTTTTAAGCATGAATCGTCGTTTTCAATTCGTTGATAAAAGTAGTCAAATGTTGAATTTCGACATGGTCCATAAGCACAATTTTGTACCATTTGTTTCCTTTATGATGCTGTTGGGGGACCAAATCGAATTTTTTTGCGACATCCTCGGAAATATGTTGCGCATCAATCGTTACAATATTCATAAAAGGTTCCCGGAAATAGTGGACATTTAATTCGTCCAATTCGTGACACAAAAACTGGGTACGCATTTGTAAAATACTCACTTTTTCGAACCAACCAAAAGGGCCGTAGGTAAACAAAATCATCCAAACAGCCACAGCATTCGAACCGGAACGACTGCCGCAGAGGGTCAAATCCATACCTTCAACATATTCGGCTTCTTTAGTCAAAACATTTTCGATGAGTCCTTTTCTACACACAAAAACGCCCGTTCCATACGGAGATTGTAGCATTTTATGCGCATCGATCGTGATGGAGCTGATTTTTGGATTCCTAAAATTGATTACCGATTTCTGATTGCTAAACGGATAGACAAACCCACCATAAGCTCCGTCGATATGGAGTTTGTATTCGACATCGTGCTTTTCTAAAAGCGAAGTATAATCATCAGGATTGTCAACAGAACCAAACATTGTGGTTCCCATATTGGCGATAGCGATAAAATATTTTTTCCCGTTTTGTTGCGCTTTGATAATTTCGTTTTCTAAGGCTAGTTTGTCGAGTTCTCTTTGTTGGAAAGACACCGGAATTTTGATTAAATCGATCATCAAAACATTGGCTCCTTTTGGGATCGAATAATGGGTGTCTTCTGAGGCTATGATAGCGATTTCTTCAATTTTGGCGCCTTTTTGATACATAAAAAAATTGCGATACATCCACATTGCTTGGATATTGGCCTCCGTTCCGCCCGGCGAAATATAACCATCAATCGATTCGGGTTGTGCTTTAAAAATATCAACCGCAATCACATTCAACACTTCGCGTTCCATTTCTTGAGTTCCTTTGAAAGCATTTTCAGAGGTTCCCAAAGTGTGACAACCAATATGATTTGGGTTGGCAACATACGTTTTCAGGGTTGGTGCATCTTGCAAAAAGGGTGCATCATCATAAAACACTTTTCCATCGAGTTTGGAGGCGGGATAGCCAAGTGAAGCATCGGTAGCGAAATTTACGTTTTCTTCTAATGCTTTTTCTATTCGGTTCTTTCTTTCATCGTGCGAAAGTTTTTTCCAGTAAATCATGGGTAAAATATTTTTGCAAAGATAAATGTATTAATTTTTATGGAGGTGATAATTGTATGAATTTGGTTTATGCCAATTTTAAAGTTAAATTTGTTTGAATTAAATTCTTGTCTTATGGAAGATATCGCAAAAGCATTGGAACTTAAAAATGAATTGGACAATTTGCGTCCGATTGACAAAGAAAAAGAAGCGATTATCATGCAAAAATTTCGTTTAGACTGGAACTATCACTCCAACCATCTTGAAGGGAATACTCTTACTTATGGCGAAACCAAAGCGTTGATTTTGTTTGGCATTACGGCTCAAGGTAAACCTTTAAAAGACACTTTAGAAATCACTGGACATAACGAAGCGATTAATTGGGTTTTGGTAATGATTAAAGGCGAAAGACCTTTGACGGAAAATTTCATTAGAGAATTGCACACTCTTTTATTAAAAGAATCGTATGAAGTTGATGCAATAACTCCTGATGGAAAACCAACCAAAAAAAAAATTACTGTTGGAAGTTACAAAATCACTGCCAATCATGTAAAAACCAAAACGGGAGAAATCTTCTATTTTGCAACACCCGAAGAAACTCCAGCAAAAATGTATGATTTGCTGAATTGGTTCAATCAAAAAATCAAAGAAACGGATGTAAATCCAATATTTCTGGCAGCTGAATTTCATTACAAATTCATCCGAATTCATCCGTTTGATGATGGAAACGGCAGAACAGCCCGAATCCTGATGAATTTTATATTAATGCAATTAGGGTTTCCTCCAGTAATTATTAAAACGGAAGACAAGGCTAATTATTTTGCCGCTTTGCAAATGGCAGATGCGGGAAATATAGAAACTTTCATCAATTATATTGCGCAAAATTTGGTGCGGTCACTTGAAATTATGATTGCAGGAGCAAAAGGGGAAAATATTGAGGAAGACGATGATTTGGATAAGGAAATTGCGTTGTTGGAGCAGAAATTAAAAATTATTGAAAGCACCAAAGTTTTAAAATCTCATAAATCTTCAGCAGAATTATTTCAAAATTCAATATTGCCATTTATACTGACTTACACAGAAATGATGTCAAAGTTTGAAAAGTTATATTCTAGTTGTGAATTTGAAATATTCGGTGACAACTTTAATTATTTGACTAAAGAAGATTTTTTACAAAACTTTAAAGCTGACGAAATTGACAATTTGGTATTGAATAAAATAAAAATTTATTATATTTTTTCGATGTTAAAGCAAACGGGATTTGAAGAAGTAAAATATGAGAACTATATTTCTATTATTTTTGATGCCAACTCATGTAAAATAAAAAATTTTTCTGATACAACTACTTGGGAAGTTTTATATGATTCAATTTTAACTAAAACTGAAATCGACAAAATAGTAAAATCTGAAGTAAAACGTCACAAAGAATTCATAGAACAAAAAATCGCCGAAAAAGAAAACAAATAATCTGTGAAAATCTGTGAAAACCCGTTAAATCTGTTTCATCTGTGGCTAATTTTCAATCTCAATTGCAATCTGCAATCTAAAATCTGCAATCTAAAATGTCAACTCTCGAACTTCAAATTCAAACTTTGCCCGACGGTCCCGGAGTCTATCAGTATTATGATAAGGAAGGGAAGATTTTATATGTAGGCAAAGCCAAAAACTTAAAAAAAAGAGTTTCATCCTATTTCAATAAAATTCACGACACGGCAAAAACCAATGTGCTAGTCAAGAAAATTGTCACCATAAAACACATCGTTGTTCCTACTGAAACCGATGCTCTTTTATTGGAAAACAATCTCATAAAAACCTTGCAACCGCGCTACAATGTCTTGCTGCGGGACGACAAAAGTTATCCTTGGATTTGCATCAAAAAAGAACCGTTTTCGCGAATATTTTCTACCCGAAGAATGATTAAAGATGGCTCCGAATATTTTGGACCTTATACGAGTTTCAAAACAGTGAGCACCATTTTAGAATTAATAAAAGAACTCTATCCGCTGCGAACCTGCAATTATGATTTGAGTAAATCGAATATTGAAAGCGGAAAGTTCAAGGTCTGTTTAGAATACCATATTGGCAATTGCAAAGGCCCTTGCGAGGGATATGAATCATTGGAAAATTACCAAAAACAAGTCGATGCTATTCGCGAAATCCTGAAAGGAAATTTCAAAGAGTCAATGAAAGATTTCAAGAAAGTGATGAATGATTTGGCTCGGGATATGCACTTTGAAGAAGCACAAAAAATAAAGGAGAAAATCGAAATCCTCGAAAATTACCAATCGCGTTCTACGATTATCAATCCAAAAATCACTAATATCGATGTGTTTTCTATCGTTTCTGACGAAACGGCTGCTTTTGTCAACTTTTTGCAAATTTCCCACGGTTCGATTATTCGTTCGCACACGATGGAAATCAAAAAAAAATTGGACGAAACCGACGAAGAATTATTAGAATTGGCGATTATCGAACTTCGGGAGCGTTTTCAGTTGTTATCTAAGGAGATTATAGTTCCGTTTGAGATTGATTTAGGCGAAAAAATAAAAGTTACGGTTCCGCAATTGGGCGACAAAAAACAGATTTTAGATTTGTCGATTCGCAACGCTAAATTTTACCGAATCGAACAATTGAAACAACTGCAAATTGTAGATCCAGACCGTCACACCAACCGCATTATGGCGCAAATGCAAAAAGATTTGCGATTGCCAGTAGAACCGCGCCACATCGAATGTTTTGACAATTCTAATATTCAAGGAACCAACCCTGTTTCGGCTTGCGTAGTTTTTAAAGATGGGAAACCCAGCAAAAAAGACTACCGACATTTCAATATCAAAACCGTCGAGGGACCCGATGATTTTGCTTCGATGACCGAAGTGGTTTACCGAAGATACAAACGATTATTGGACGAAAACGAACCATTGCCGCAACTCATCATCATCGATGGGGGAAAAGGACAATTGTCATCGGCTTTGAAAAGCATTGACGAATTGGGGTTGAGAGGAAAAATCACCATCATCGGCATTGCCAAAAGGCTGGAAGAACTATTTTATCCCGGCGATTCGATACCCCTGTATTTAGATAAAAAATCCGAAACCCTCAAGGTCATTCAACAATTGCGAAACGAAGCTCACCGATTTGGGATTACGCATCACCGCGACAAACGAAGCAAATCGGCCTTGAATTCCTCAATAGAAAGCATTCCGGGAATTGGCGAAAAAACGATGCTGGCCTTAATTCAGCACTTCAAAAGTGTAAAAAGATTGAAATTAGCAACAGAAAAAGAAATTTCGGACGTTATAGGTGTTTCAAAAGCCAAAAAAATTGTCGACTTTTACAAAACCAATTAGCCTTTTTTTATGAGCCTAATCCCGCTTTTCGTTTCAAGCTCTCGGTCAAAAAGCTTTTTTTCTATCAAAAAAAAAGGAGCTTCTTGGGTCGCTCTTTTTTTTCAAGAAAAAATAGCTTTTTTTTCCTCGAGGCTTTCCACTGCAATCGGGGGCTTAACTCATCTCCTATCTATAATCTTTTTTCTTTTTTCTTTTTTCTCCTTTTCACAAGACACTATCAAAAGACCTAAAATTGGCTTGGTTTTGAGCGGCGGTGGTGCCAAAGGTTTGGCGCACGTTGGTGTCCTGAAAGTGCTTGAGCAAGCGGGAGTAAAAATAGATTATATCGGCGGAACCAGTATGGGCGCAGTTATTGGCGGACTTTATGCATCGGGTTATAATGCAGCCCAACTCGATTCGATTGTTTCTGCAACCAATTTCGACAATTTGCTCATTGATTATGTGCCGCGATCTTCCAAAAGTTTTTACGAAAAACGTAACGACGAGCTCTACGCCTTTGTGCTCCCTTTCAATAAATTCAGAATTGGAGTGCCGCAGTCACTGTCTAAAGGAATGTTTAATTACAATTTATTCAACCGACTTACTTTGCACGCCCGGCACGTTCGCGATTTCAATCAATTGCCAACGCCTTTTTTGTGCATAGCTACGGATATTGAATTGGGCAAGGAAGTGATTCTGGATCACGGTGTTTTGGCTCAGGCTTTGTTTGCCAGTTCCGCTTTGCCGTCGGTTTTTTCGCCAGTAATACTCGACGGAAAACTATTAGTAGACGGAGGTGTGACCAATAATTATCCGATCGAAGAAATCAAAAAATTAGGCGCGGATATTATCATAGGTGTCGATGTGCAAAGCGGTTTGAGGGATAAAGATCAACTTCAGGATGCGACTAAGATTTTATTCCAAATCACGAATCTTGAAATGATCGAAAAAATGAAGGTCAATGCCAAAGAAACGGACATTTATATCAAACCTGACATCAAGGATATTGGTGTAATATCGTTCGAGAAGGCAAAAGAAATTATCCTACGGGGTGAGGAAGCAGCCTTTACGGTTTATGAAGATATTAATAAATTGGCCAATGCCACCTCACCTTATCAAAAGCCAAAATTAGTCCTGCCAGCGGATAGTCTGCAGATTGTGAATATTGATTGTACTTTACTGGAACATTATTCAAAGCCCTATATTCAAGGAAAATTGAAGTTCAAACCGGGGTCAAAAATTAGTTATAAAGATTTAGAGAAAGGAATAAACAATTTAGACGCAACCCGAAATTTCGGAACGATAACCTATTCTTTGGAGCCCAACGGATCGGGAGATGATTTGATTTTGAACTTGATCGAAAACCCAATTTCGACCTATTTGAAATTTGGCCTGCATTACGATGGACTCTATAAAAGTGCCGTTTTGGCCAATATCACCAACAAAAACACGTTTTTCAAAAACGATGTCGCTTCCTTTGATTTGATTATCGGGGATAATGTTCGGTATAATTTAGATTATTATATAGACAATGGTTACAATTTGAGTTTAGGATTCAATTCGCAGTTGAATCAGTTTAATAAAAATGTAACTAGAGAAATAAGCAGATTGTCTATTGATCCGTCGCAGAATTTTATCAACATTAATTTTCTGGATTTAACGCATCAGCTCTACTTTCAATCTATTTTTGCGCAAAAATTCCTTATCGGAGCAGGATTAGAACTGAAATACCTCAATATCAATTCCGAAACACTCACGATTTCCAATCCTGTAATCGATCGCAGCTACTATGGAAGTGTTTTTGCCTACATGAAATTCGACTCTTTTAATAGTCAATATTTCCCAACAAAAGGATGGTATCTCAGTAGCGAAATCCATAATTATCTGCTTTCATCCGATTATACGAACAAGTTTAATCCGTACTCTATCGCAAAAGCCGATGCTGGGATTGCCATTAAAATTATTTCTAAAACGGTCCTCAAAATTCAAACAGAAGCCGGTTTTTCTATCGGTAATAAAAGCGTTCCGTATTTTGATTTTGTTTTGGGTGGATACGGATTTATTCCTGTCAATAATTTCAAGCCATTTTACGGATATGATTTCTTGAGTCTCGCAGGAGATAGTTATTTGAAATCCTCAATTGCGGTCGACTACGAAATTTTCAAAAAAAATCATTTGAATTTTTCTGCCAATTATGCCAATATCGAAAACAATCTTTTTGATACGTTAGATTGGATATCCTTGCCAAAATATTCAGGCTATGCATTGGGCTATGGTTTAGAAACAATTATTGGCCCTATTGAAGTAAAATACTCTTGGTCGCCCGAAACAAGTCAAGGATTTACCTGGTTTGGCATTGGATTCTGGTTTTAATTGCATTATTTGTTTCAAATAAATTATCAAGAAAACAGAAAAAGTTGCTTTTTTTTATACGATGTAAAAAAATAAGCTGTTTTGGATTTTGTCTTTGCATTCAATGTGTTAAACTTTATTTTTCATTATTTTTTTTAAAAAACGGATGTACCTTTGCAAAAGCAAAAAAGGAAGGGGTGGTTTCCTTCCGGATTTCATATAAATTTCATAATTTATAGTTTTTTGGTTAGTTAATAGCATGAATTCTCAGTCATTAATTTGACTGAGTTTTTTTGTTTTAATACATTTGGAACAAAATTTGTTAGGCAGTAAATCGATGATTAGTAAGAAGATGAAAAAATTAATGCTATTGTTTATTTGTATTACTGCAGTAGGATTTAGTCCTCAAAAGCCATCTGCCTATGAAGTTGGAGAACAGTTTGTATTCCGAATTCACTATCAGATAATCAATGCGGGATATGCAACTCTAAACATCAAAGAAGCCACAATAAATAACAAAACTGTATATCACGTCATAGGAAAGGGTGTTACTACCGGAGTTTCTAGCCTTTTTTTTAAGGTCGACGATACCTACGAAAGTTATATCGATAAGGTTACGGGTAATCCCTATCAATTTGTTAGAAAAATTTATGAAGGGGGCTACACCAAAAATCAGGAAGGGTTTTTTAATCCAACAGAAAATAAAATTCTAGTCAAAGATTATAAACGCAATACCGAGAAAAGCTTTTCGGTTCCAAAAAACACTCAAGACATTTTATCTTCCTTTTATTATTTGCGAAACTATCCCAATATCGAAAAAATGAAACCGGGCGAATTTGTAGCAATCGATATGTTTTTCGACGATAAAACTACAAAATTTAGGTTAAAATTTATAGGGCGTGAGGATATTAAAACTAAATTTGGGGTTGTTTCGACTATGATTTTTAGACCAACAGTTCAAACTGGAAGAGTTTTCAAAGAAGAAGAAAGTTTAACCGTTTGGATATCAGACGATGAAAACCGAATTCCTTTGCGGATAAAAGCTAGCCTCCTAGTGGGCGCTATAAAAGCGGATTTAGACAGTTACAAAGGATTAAAGTATCCGTTTAAAATCAAAAAAAACAAACGTGATTGATAGTTTAGTCAAGTAAAAAAATTCCAATTGAGGAATTAATGTCGTCTGCGATTCGATTTTTGTACAATATATAATACCCTTAATTTGAAAAAAATAGTTCTATATATCCTCGTTTTGTTTTCGATTTTTTCTTGTAAACAAGCAGAATCCGAGGACCTACTTCCGGAAGTAGATTCAGCACAAAAAAAGGAACAATTTGGTTTTATTTTCCAAGATTTCAATGTTTTTCAAGACACCATCAAAAGGGGCGATACTTTCGGAAGTATTTTAGAAACTCAAAATCTTGGCGACAAGAAAGTGTATGATATCATTCAGAAAATAAAAGATAGTTTTGATGTTCGCACGGTGAGAATCGGCAAAGCCTATACTTTTTTGCGTTCGAAAGACCGTTTTCATGCCCTTCAATACGCTATTTATCAACCCGATAGAGGCAATTATTACATCATAGATTTTAAAGACTCGGTTAGTGTTTCAAAAATTACAAGGCCTGTCAGTTTTAAAAAAAGAACCATTGCCGGAGAGTTAAAGGGGTCTTTTTCCGAAGAATTACGCAGGCAAAAAGTGGATCCGGCCTTGGCCAATAAATTAATCAAAGTGTATGCTTGGTCCATCGATTTTTTCAAGTTGAAAAAAGGTGACCAGTTTGGTGTTATTTTTACCGAGAGGTATATTGATGACACCATTTACGATGGAGTCGATAGTTTGCGGGCTGCTTTTTTTGAATACAAGGGCAAAATGATTTATGCTTTTCCCTTTGCTCAAAATCAAGGGGGAAAACTCGACTATTATGACGAAGAAGGAAAAGCACTCAAGAATTTTTTCCTGAAATCTCCGCTGAAATATGCCAATATTACCTCGCGTTTCTCGCGAAGCCGATTTCATCCGGTGCAAATGATATGGAAGGCACATAAAGGAACGGATTACGCTGCGCCAACCGGCACCCCGATTATGACCACTGCCTCCGGGATTGTAGAGCAAACCGGATATACCGCAGGAAATGGGAATTTTGTAAAGGTAAAGCACGACCGAACCTATTCCACCCAATACCTTCATATGTCGCGAATTTTGGTTAGAAGAGGGCAGCGCGTAACCCAAGGAAGTATTATCGGGAAGGTAGGAAGTACCGGTCTTGCAACGGGGCCTCACGTTTGCTATCGTTTTTGGAAAAATGGAGTACAAGTCGATGCTCTTAGGCTGAAATTGCCTAATTCTCAACCTATGGAGAAAAAAAACCTCCCTAGATTTAAACAGCAAATAGAACCTTTGAAATGGGAATTGGATAGTGTTGCCAATCTCTAGTTTGACTACCGCAATACGTTAAATCTCTTTTTTTTAATGGTTAAAGTCCTAAAACAATCATTGGGTCAATGTCTAGCTTTTGGCTAATATCTCGAGCTGTTTTTAGAGGTGGTTCGCTTTTGCCATTTAAGTATTCACTAACTCTTGAGGTACTAACACCCAATAGTTCAGACAGGCGTTTTTGATTTAAACCTCGTTCGTACATGCGTAATTTCATAGCTTCTACAAGTGTAGGTGCTTTTATTGGTTCGTTAGTTTCTTCAAAATCAGCCACCAAATCCGAAAGCAAGTCTAATTCGATAAAGTTTTTATCAGTGGTTGGGGTGTTGTTATCCACAAGAGTTAACAATTCCTCAATACGGTTTGTTATTGCGGTGTATTCTT is part of the Flavobacterium nackdongense genome and encodes:
- a CDS encoding helix-turn-helix domain-containing protein — its product is MRTIKTKKEYTAITNRIEELLTLVDNNTPTTDKNFIELDLLSDLVADFEETNEPIKAPTLVEAMKLRMYERGLNQKRLSELLGVSTSRVSEYLNGKSEPPLKTARDISQKLDIDPMIVLGL